From Longimicrobium sp., a single genomic window includes:
- a CDS encoding Hpt domain-containing protein — protein MSQPLSEYFAQEAGEFLDRLDALLASSDAPDPVEFFRLARGVRGSAQIAGAGGVAAVAERLEDGARSLRDGVLPWSEEVRRRARETVDDLRVLVAGQGRWGAAEEARARDAAARWEGVGTGRRGVEVPRAGDQLYEFLRREIAGVVEEMGRALSALEADPAAREPLRAVLRRMRPVRGVAGMDSLAPVLELLEGIEDAAHEVLARPRAEGRQLEVLAAGRDALRSAGDELERGEGVGESSELMRFRELRDAAEGEADAAEAGVVPVSRLFFDDAGPHVVSSPLAPVAEAAGASLAPEVEGFLRMEATGFLDRAEGLIAGLSQRPARFGRIARQLAELAAGVGELAVTYGMTMLSAAADQAAESLGRAGSAEEARTALRRLRSTLPGAAPLTETAVEVEPEEDAAPAPSVASVAGEDGVVPVEALLYAPGEALREALAMRPRVEAAAGGAAGRGTPLGEALDELFALVELGLGTRA, from the coding sequence ATGTCCCAGCCGCTGAGCGAATACTTCGCCCAGGAAGCCGGCGAGTTCCTGGACCGCCTGGACGCGCTGCTCGCATCGTCCGACGCCCCCGACCCGGTGGAGTTCTTCCGCCTGGCGCGCGGGGTGCGCGGCAGCGCGCAGATCGCGGGCGCCGGCGGGGTGGCCGCGGTGGCGGAGCGGCTGGAGGACGGGGCGCGGTCTTTACGCGACGGGGTGCTCCCCTGGAGCGAGGAGGTCCGCCGGCGCGCGCGGGAGACGGTGGACGACCTGCGCGTGCTGGTCGCCGGCCAGGGCCGCTGGGGCGCCGCGGAGGAGGCGCGCGCCCGTGACGCGGCGGCGCGCTGGGAGGGGGTCGGCACGGGGCGGCGGGGGGTCGAGGTGCCGCGCGCGGGGGACCAGCTCTACGAGTTCCTGCGCCGCGAGATCGCGGGGGTGGTGGAGGAGATGGGCCGCGCGCTCTCCGCGCTGGAGGCGGACCCGGCGGCGCGCGAGCCGCTCCGGGCGGTGCTCCGACGGATGCGGCCGGTGCGCGGGGTGGCGGGGATGGACTCGCTCGCGCCCGTGCTGGAGCTGCTGGAGGGGATCGAGGACGCGGCGCACGAGGTGCTCGCTCGCCCCCGCGCGGAGGGGCGGCAGCTGGAGGTGCTGGCCGCCGGGCGCGATGCGCTGCGCTCGGCGGGCGACGAGCTGGAGCGGGGCGAGGGCGTCGGCGAGTCGTCCGAGCTGATGCGCTTCCGCGAGCTGCGCGACGCGGCGGAGGGCGAGGCGGACGCGGCGGAGGCGGGCGTGGTCCCCGTGAGCCGGCTCTTCTTCGACGACGCGGGGCCGCACGTGGTGTCGTCTCCCCTGGCGCCGGTGGCGGAGGCCGCCGGCGCCTCGCTCGCGCCGGAGGTGGAGGGCTTCCTGCGCATGGAGGCCACCGGCTTCCTGGACCGCGCGGAGGGGCTGATCGCCGGGCTCTCGCAGCGGCCGGCGCGCTTCGGGCGCATCGCGCGGCAGCTGGCGGAGCTGGCGGCGGGGGTGGGCGAGCTGGCGGTGACGTACGGGATGACGATGCTCTCCGCGGCGGCGGACCAGGCGGCGGAGAGCCTGGGGCGCGCGGGCTCCGCCGAGGAGGCGCGCACGGCGCTCCGGCGGCTGCGCTCCACCCTCCCCGGCGCGGCGCCGCTCACCGAGACCGCCGTCGAGGTCGAGCCGGAGGAGGACGCGGCGCCGGCGCCGTCCGTCGCCTCCGTCGCGGGAGAGGACGGGGTGGTGCCGGTGGAGGCGCTCCTCTACGCGCCGGGAGAGGCGCTCCGCGAGGCGCTGGCGATGCGGCCGCGCGTGGAGGCGGCGGCGGGCGGCGCGGCGGGGCGGGGGACGCCGCTGGGCGAGGCGCTCGACGAGCTGTTCGCGCTGGTGGAGCTGGGGCTGGGGACGCGGGCGTGA